In Alphaproteobacteria bacterium, a single genomic region encodes these proteins:
- a CDS encoding bifunctional (p)ppGpp synthetase/guanosine-3',5'-bis(diphosphate) 3'-pyrophosphohydrolase gives MIRQFELVEKVRTYDPAADEERLNRAYVFAMKAHGKQVRASGDPYFSHPLEVAGILADKKLDSATIITALLHDVIEDTDVEPAEIRALFGDEISRLVDGVTKLSQIELQSEQTKQAENFRKLVLAMSEDIRVLLVKLADRLHNMQTLEYIKEPERRRRIATETMDIFAPLAERIGIRDMKDELEDRAFAELHADARQSILARLEFLRSETGGMVDQIIAELNSVMAEAGIKARVAGREKTPYSIWRKMERNNVAFEQLSDVVAFRVIVESVDDCYRALGLIHQKYRVVPGRFKDYVSTPKPNQYKSLHTGVIGPLKKRIELQIRTEDMHRVAELGVAAHWVYKQDVPEFEGRQYRWLRHLLDILEHASGPEEFLEHTKLEMFSHQVFAFTPKGDLIVLPAQATAVDFAYAVHSEVGNTCVGAKVNGRMVPLRTQLSNGDQVEIVTSSGQKPSPIWESFVVTGRARSQIRRFVRSEQRSQYINLGRAIMDKLFRQEGYEFADKSLAGVVGQFRVETEEDLLARVGEGLHTGKEVFEAIFPGHKHVERAETVIPFKGKDRAILRKDRPGTHAVPIKGLTPGLAVHYANCCHPIPGDRIVGIVTAGKGVTIHTIDCDNLESFSDQPDRWLDVAWDSRQTEGESFVGRLQMVVANEPGSLGQLSGVIGKNQGNIINLRFTSRSSDFFDMVMDVEVADIRHLSDIVAALRATPQVNSVERARG, from the coding sequence ATGATTCGCCAATTTGAGCTTGTTGAGAAGGTGCGCACCTACGATCCGGCGGCGGACGAGGAACGCCTGAACCGCGCCTACGTCTTCGCGATGAAGGCCCACGGCAAGCAGGTCCGCGCCTCCGGCGACCCTTATTTTTCCCACCCCCTCGAAGTGGCCGGCATTCTGGCTGACAAGAAGCTCGATTCGGCCACGATCATCACTGCACTGCTGCACGACGTTATCGAGGATACCGATGTCGAGCCGGCCGAGATTCGCGCGCTGTTTGGTGACGAAATCTCGCGGCTGGTCGACGGCGTGACCAAACTGTCGCAGATCGAACTCCAGTCCGAGCAGACCAAGCAGGCGGAGAATTTCCGCAAGCTCGTCCTGGCCATGTCCGAGGACATCCGCGTTCTCCTGGTTAAATTGGCCGACCGTCTCCACAACATGCAGACGCTTGAATATATCAAGGAGCCGGAGCGGCGGCGGCGGATCGCCACCGAGACGATGGACATCTTCGCGCCCCTCGCCGAGCGGATCGGCATCCGCGACATGAAGGATGAATTGGAAGACCGGGCGTTTGCTGAATTACACGCGGACGCACGTCAATCGATTCTGGCTCGCCTCGAATTTCTGCGATCCGAAACGGGTGGCATGGTCGACCAGATCATCGCCGAATTGAATTCGGTCATGGCCGAGGCCGGAATCAAGGCGCGGGTCGCGGGGCGGGAGAAAACACCGTATTCCATCTGGCGGAAGATGGAACGAAACAACGTGGCCTTCGAACAGCTTTCCGACGTCGTGGCCTTTCGGGTCATCGTCGAATCGGTTGATGACTGCTACCGGGCGCTCGGCCTCATACACCAGAAATACCGCGTTGTACCGGGGCGATTTAAAGACTACGTCAGCACGCCCAAACCCAACCAGTACAAGTCATTGCACACGGGCGTCATAGGGCCGCTCAAAAAGCGGATCGAGCTTCAGATCCGCACCGAAGACATGCATCGCGTGGCGGAACTGGGTGTGGCCGCGCATTGGGTTTACAAGCAAGACGTCCCCGAGTTCGAGGGCAGGCAATATCGTTGGCTTCGCCACTTGCTGGACATCCTGGAGCATGCCTCGGGTCCCGAAGAATTTCTCGAGCATACGAAACTCGAAATGTTCAGCCATCAGGTGTTTGCCTTTACGCCGAAGGGCGATCTGATCGTCCTGCCCGCACAGGCGACGGCCGTCGACTTTGCCTATGCGGTGCACTCCGAAGTCGGGAATACCTGCGTGGGTGCCAAGGTAAACGGCCGCATGGTGCCGCTCAGAACCCAGCTTAGCAACGGAGATCAGGTCGAGATCGTTACCTCCTCGGGCCAGAAACCGTCCCCAATCTGGGAAAGTTTCGTCGTGACCGGACGGGCGCGGTCGCAGATCCGGCGCTTCGTACGGTCCGAACAGCGAAGCCAGTACATCAACCTCGGCCGCGCGATTATGGACAAGCTGTTCCGTCAGGAAGGATATGAATTCGCCGATAAATCCCTGGCGGGTGTTGTGGGGCAGTTCCGCGTTGAGACGGAAGAAGACCTGCTCGCCCGGGTCGGAGAAGGGTTGCATACCGGAAAGGAAGTGTTCGAGGCCATTTTCCCGGGACACAAGCATGTCGAACGGGCGGAAACGGTAATTCCCTTCAAGGGTAAAGATCGCGCCATTCTGCGCAAGGACCGGCCCGGCACTCACGCCGTGCCGATCAAGGGCCTGACGCCAGGCCTCGCAGTGCATTACGCCAATTGCTGCCATCCGATTCCAGGAGACCGCATCGTCGGCATCGTGACGGCAGGGAAAGGGGTCACGATCCACACGATTGATTGCGACAATCTCGAAAGTTTTTCGGATCAGCCTGATCGTTGGCTCGATGTTGCCTGGGACTCCCGCCAGACCGAGGGCGAGAGCTTTGTGGGGCGCCTTCAAATGGTTGTGGCAAACGAGCCGGGCTCGCTGGGACAGCTTTCCGGCGTCATCGGAAAAAACCAGGGAAATATCATCAACCTGCGGTTCACAAGCCGGTCATCGGATTTTTTCGATATGGTCATGGATGTCGAGGTGGCTGACATACGACACCTCTCTGATATCGTGGCGGCCCTCAGGGCTACGCCACAAGTCAATTCCGTGGAGAGGGCCCGCGGCTAG
- the folK gene encoding 2-amino-4-hydroxy-6-hydroxymethyldihydropteridine diphosphokinase, which yields MTWKITLPEAGRPAHRPETLPDVWQFPIVVGLGANLPSPSHGAPAETLTAALGALEGAGIGVLARSSWFESAPVPASDQPWFVNGIAVVETGRSPEALLGLLLRIEAEFGRTRGARNEARILDLDLIAFGEVVRQEERGIQIPHPRLQYRAFVLAPLAEILPDWVHPVSRRPVSELLAAIPGDQAVRRLETR from the coding sequence ATGACCTGGAAAATCACCCTGCCTGAAGCCGGTCGCCCGGCCCATCGACCGGAAACTTTGCCGGATGTCTGGCAATTTCCGATCGTCGTCGGGCTTGGTGCCAATTTGCCAAGCCCCAGCCACGGCGCGCCGGCGGAAACCCTGACGGCAGCCCTCGGGGCGCTGGAAGGGGCAGGGATAGGCGTGCTGGCGCGCTCCTCCTGGTTTGAATCCGCCCCGGTGCCGGCATCCGATCAGCCCTGGTTCGTCAACGGCATCGCGGTCGTCGAAACCGGGCGCAGTCCGGAAGCGCTCCTCGGCCTGTTGCTGCGTATCGAGGCCGAGTTCGGCCGGACCCGTGGGGCGCGAAATGAGGCTCGGATCCTCGATCTCGACCTGATCGCCTTCGGGGAGGTGGTACGGCAGGAAGAAAGGGGTATACAAATACCTCACCCAAGGCTGCAATACCGCGCGTTTGTCCTTGCCCCGCTGGCAGAAATTCTCCCCGATTGGGTCCACCCGGTGAGCCGGCGGCCGGTTTCGGAGCTTTTGGCGGCGATCCCCGGCGATCAGGCTGTCCGGCGGCTCGAAACCCGTTAG
- a CDS encoding uracil-DNA glycosylase, producing the protein MTGPCAEPAPHCPRCPRLCEFRRENAAAHADWHNGPVPSFGPLSAELLVIGLAPGLRGANRTGRPFTGDYAGDLLYPTLHKFGFAHGTYEARAGDGLQMSGARITNAVRCVPPQNKPLPDEARNCRPFLEAEIATMTQLRVILALGVVAHQQAIRALGCQPSRFRFGHGVWHDMPAGRPLLVNSYHCSRYNTNTGRLTSGMFDKVFQDIRQRLKA; encoded by the coding sequence ATGACCGGTCCATGTGCAGAGCCCGCCCCCCATTGTCCCCGATGCCCTCGGCTATGCGAGTTCCGCCGCGAAAACGCAGCCGCCCACGCCGACTGGCACAATGGACCGGTCCCGTCCTTTGGCCCCCTTTCCGCAGAACTGCTCGTCATCGGCCTGGCCCCCGGGCTTCGCGGCGCCAACAGAACCGGGCGGCCCTTTACCGGCGATTACGCGGGCGATCTTCTCTACCCGACACTGCATAAATTCGGGTTCGCTCACGGCACTTACGAGGCCAGGGCCGGTGACGGGCTGCAAATGTCTGGTGCCCGGATCACCAACGCGGTGCGCTGCGTCCCGCCGCAGAACAAACCCCTCCCGGACGAGGCGCGAAACTGCCGTCCCTTTCTGGAAGCCGAGATCGCGACCATGACCCAACTCAGGGTAATCCTGGCCCTTGGCGTTGTCGCTCATCAGCAGGCGATCAGGGCCCTTGGCTGCCAGCCGAGCCGCTTTCGCTTCGGCCATGGCGTCTGGCACGACATGCCGGCCGGCAGGCCTCTTCTCGTCAACAGCTATCACTGCTCACGCTACAATACGAATACCGGTCGTCTGACGTCGGGGATGTTCGACAAGGTCTTTCAAGACATTCGTCAACGCCTTAAAGCCTGA
- the smpB gene encoding SsrA-binding protein SmpB: MAAQKGPPQRIAVQNRKARHDYEILEKFEAGIVLKGSEVKSLRAGHGNISDAYAQEAGGEIYLLNAHIPRYDPAGRDNHEPMRPRKLLLHRREINRLTAQIATRGITIVPLSINFDHHGRAKVQLGLGRGKKAHDKRAAKKEQDWRREQGRLLRDKG; this comes from the coding sequence ATGGCGGCGCAAAAGGGTCCGCCCCAACGTATCGCGGTACAGAACCGCAAGGCGCGGCACGATTACGAAATCCTCGAAAAATTCGAAGCCGGGATCGTCCTGAAGGGCTCCGAGGTAAAGTCCTTGCGGGCCGGGCATGGCAATATTTCAGATGCATATGCGCAGGAGGCGGGGGGCGAGATCTATCTGCTGAATGCGCATATCCCGCGCTACGACCCGGCGGGCCGTGATAATCATGAACCGATGCGCCCCCGCAAGCTGCTATTGCACCGGCGTGAAATCAATCGCCTGACGGCCCAGATCGCGACGCGCGGCATTACCATTGTCCCGCTTTCAATCAATTTCGACCACCACGGGCGGGCCAAGGTTCAATTGGGCCTGGGTCGGGGCAAAAAGGCGCACGACAAGCGGGCGGCAAAGAAAGAGCAGGACTGGAGGCGCGAACAGGGGCGGCTGCTGCGTGACAAGGGGTAG
- the dapA gene encoding 4-hydroxy-tetrahydrodipicolinate synthase: protein MFRGSYTALITPFKDGLVDEDGIQSFVEWQISEGVHGVVSCGTTGESPTLTHPEHMRVTELCVEAAAGRVPVIAGTGSNSTDEAVDLTRHARKAGASAALVVTPYYNKPTQEGLYQHFKAINDSVDLPVLIYNIPPRCVIDMSVETMSRLAKLPNIVGVKDATNDLARPPLQRLACGDDFVQLSGEDGTSVAFLGQGGDGCISVTANVAPAACARVQEAWQAGDFAAVQEINDRLAPLHAALFVETNPAPVKFAASLLGKCSPELRLPMVPLSDTSKAKVETAMRSAGLLN, encoded by the coding sequence ATGTTCAGGGGCTCCTACACAGCGCTGATCACGCCCTTCAAGGATGGCCTGGTTGACGAAGATGGCATCCAGTCCTTCGTCGAATGGCAGATTTCTGAAGGCGTGCACGGTGTGGTCTCGTGCGGAACAACCGGGGAATCGCCGACCCTGACGCATCCCGAACACATGCGCGTGACCGAGCTTTGTGTCGAGGCGGCCGCCGGCCGCGTGCCGGTGATCGCGGGGACCGGGTCTAATTCGACGGATGAGGCGGTGGACCTGACCCGACACGCCCGGAAGGCTGGCGCGAGCGCCGCGCTGGTGGTGACGCCCTATTACAACAAACCTACGCAGGAAGGCCTGTACCAGCATTTCAAGGCGATCAATGACTCGGTCGACCTGCCGGTCCTCATATACAACATTCCGCCGCGGTGCGTGATCGACATGAGTGTCGAGACCATGAGCCGTCTGGCCAAGCTGCCCAACATTGTGGGTGTAAAGGACGCCACCAACGACCTGGCCCGGCCTCCTTTGCAACGCCTCGCATGTGGCGACGATTTCGTCCAGCTCTCGGGCGAGGATGGCACTTCGGTCGCCTTCCTTGGCCAGGGCGGTGACGGATGTATTTCGGTGACCGCGAATGTAGCGCCCGCCGCGTGCGCGCGGGTGCAGGAGGCTTGGCAGGCCGGCGATTTCGCGGCGGTACAGGAGATCAATGATCGGCTGGCACCGCTGCATGCAGCCCTTTTCGTGGAGACGAATCCGGCCCCGGTCAAATTTGCGGCGAGCCTTCTTGGTAAGTGCTCGCCCGAGTTGCGCCTCCCCATGGTGCCTCTTTCAGATACGTCGAAGGCAAAGGTCGAAACCGCAATGCGGTCGGCTGGCTTGCTGAATTAG
- a CDS encoding lytic transglycosylase domain-containing protein: protein MTGLKHWSTITDALGRRQRRARRWWPGLLPLVLAASLGWLLAPQTAHAQDLSADHIEKARAAFRAAADGRWQHAHAQARATGSPLVAKAVEWFELTKGRRQHLSFDRLSDFLKNSPDWPYQNVLRARTEAAINDDIGDKTIIEWFDQFEPVTSAGKLRHAESLLRAGEAEKGREILRGLWRSGQFSMSEERRIRRSYKDVLTTSDHEARLSYLLSERRTTEAKRIMPFVSQDRQKLANARVHLMTNAPGVDYAIERVPSYLKSDALLTFDRASWRRRRGRTDETLAMLSNLMPPALRPHNWWQERELAARYGVRNGETSLAYSVASNHGFEEGVEYAEAEWLAGWIALRFANDPKTALGHFERLFDNVRYPVSRARAAYWAGRAAAALDQRQGARRWYRQASEYVTTYYGHLARLEALAIGGLTHSRIPAPPRPSPAEKRAFYEDEVVRVVRLMGALGLNEEIDPFVRKLSLRAETPAQHVLVAEIAIEAGRQDLAVRTGRRAIREGVISLATAYPTTPPVSAAVLTGAEGSELEKVETALILSIMRQESGFKPTATSHAGARGLMQIMPATARTVARKVGVPYSRQRLREDPDYNLRLGRAYLADLLERFDGSKVLSLVAYNAGPNRADRWVREYGDPRRPEVDMVDWIEMIPFSETRNYVQRVLENLYIYRQLLEDIDPDAGLARDLHLPPPERTPFGRERSNARAPDSSPG, encoded by the coding sequence GTGACGGGTTTGAAGCACTGGAGCACAATAACGGACGCGCTTGGGCGACGGCAACGGCGCGCCAGGCGGTGGTGGCCTGGCTTGCTTCCGCTCGTTCTCGCGGCCTCGCTCGGGTGGCTTCTTGCCCCGCAAACAGCCCACGCTCAGGACCTCTCGGCCGACCATATCGAAAAGGCCAGGGCCGCGTTTCGTGCGGCGGCCGACGGGCGCTGGCAACACGCCCACGCCCAGGCCCGGGCGACCGGCTCGCCGCTCGTGGCCAAAGCTGTCGAATGGTTCGAGCTCACCAAAGGTCGGAGACAGCATCTCTCCTTCGATCGTCTCAGCGATTTCCTCAAGAACAGCCCGGACTGGCCCTACCAGAATGTCCTGCGCGCGAGAACCGAGGCGGCCATCAATGACGACATTGGCGACAAGACGATCATCGAATGGTTTGATCAGTTCGAGCCGGTCACGTCAGCCGGAAAATTGCGCCATGCCGAATCACTGCTACGCGCCGGAGAGGCCGAAAAGGGCCGTGAAATTCTGCGAGGCCTCTGGCGCTCCGGCCAGTTTTCGATGAGTGAGGAGCGCCGTATCCGAAGGAGCTACAAAGACGTCCTGACCACGTCCGATCATGAAGCCCGACTGTCCTATTTGCTGAGTGAGAGACGGACGACGGAAGCGAAGCGCATCATGCCCTTCGTCTCGCAGGACCGGCAAAAGCTTGCAAATGCGCGGGTCCATCTGATGACCAATGCACCGGGAGTCGATTATGCAATCGAGCGGGTGCCCAGTTATCTGAAATCCGACGCGCTTTTGACTTTTGACCGCGCGAGTTGGCGGCGACGACGCGGACGGACAGACGAGACTCTCGCCATGCTGTCAAATCTGATGCCGCCAGCCCTGCGACCCCATAACTGGTGGCAGGAGCGTGAATTGGCGGCCCGCTACGGGGTGCGCAACGGCGAGACATCACTTGCCTACTCGGTCGCTTCCAACCACGGCTTTGAAGAAGGTGTCGAATACGCCGAGGCGGAATGGCTGGCCGGCTGGATCGCCCTGAGGTTCGCCAACGACCCCAAAACCGCGCTCGGTCATTTCGAGCGCCTGTTCGATAACGTGAGATATCCCGTTAGCCGTGCGCGTGCCGCGTACTGGGCCGGTCGCGCAGCGGCGGCACTGGATCAGCGCCAGGGTGCGCGCCGCTGGTATCGGCAGGCTTCCGAATATGTGACCACTTATTACGGGCACTTGGCGCGGCTTGAAGCGCTGGCCATCGGCGGGCTGACGCATAGCCGGATTCCCGCACCACCCAGGCCCAGCCCGGCTGAGAAGCGGGCCTTTTATGAGGACGAGGTCGTAAGGGTTGTCCGGCTCATGGGCGCTCTCGGCCTCAATGAGGAAATCGACCCTTTCGTGCGCAAACTGAGCTTGCGCGCCGAAACCCCTGCCCAGCACGTTCTGGTCGCAGAAATCGCGATCGAGGCCGGCCGGCAGGACCTGGCGGTCCGGACGGGCAGACGCGCCATCCGGGAGGGGGTCATCAGCCTCGCAACCGCCTACCCGACAACTCCGCCGGTTTCGGCCGCCGTGCTGACCGGTGCAGAAGGCAGCGAGTTGGAAAAAGTGGAAACGGCCTTGATCTTATCGATCATGCGCCAGGAGAGCGGTTTCAAGCCAACTGCCACCAGCCACGCCGGGGCACGAGGACTTATGCAGATCATGCCTGCAACAGCCCGGACGGTTGCACGCAAGGTCGGTGTCCCCTATTCCAGGCAACGGTTGAGGGAGGATCCGGACTATAATCTGCGCCTCGGGCGGGCGTATCTGGCCGATCTTCTGGAACGGTTTGACGGATCCAAGGTTCTCAGCCTGGTCGCATATAACGCCGGGCCCAACCGGGCCGATCGCTGGGTTCGGGAGTACGGCGATCCGCGCCGACCCGAAGTCGATATGGTCGACTGGATCGAGATGATCCCCTTCTCAGAGACGCGGAACTACGTCCAGCGAGTGCTGGAGAATCTTTATATCTACAGGCAACTGCTCGAGGACATTGATCCCGATGCCGGACTGGCGCGGGATCTTCACCTGCCGCCGCCCGAAAGAACGCCCTTTGGCAGGGAGCGCAGCAACGCCCGTGCGCCTGACAGCAGCCCTGGCTGA
- a CDS encoding TrpB-like pyridoxal phosphate-dependent enzyme gives MSETVKYLLDEERMPTHWYNIVADFPAPPEPPVHPATHKPLDPTDLEAIFPKELIRQEISAEREIEIPAPVRKIYRQWRPSPLFRARRLEEFLDTPARIYYKYEGVSPAGSHKPNTAVAQAFFNREAGVRKIATETGAGQWGSSLAFAGSLFDIEIEVFMVRVSFEQKPYRRALMEAYGASCIPSPSSETQAGRDVLSENPDSPGSLGIAISEAVERAASRDDTNYALGSVLNHVCLHQTVVGLEAIAQMEMADDYPDIVIGCSGGGSNLAGIAFPFMGAGLRGGPNPRIIAVEPAACPTLTRGEFAYDFGDIAHLTPLMKMHTLGSAFVPPGFHSGGLRYHGMSPLISHAKSLELLEARALRQLGCFEAGVDFARVEGILPAPESTHAVKAAVDEALRCKEEGRSECILFNLSGHGHFDMQAYMDFFAGKLSDDSYDEASLSQSLAKLPVVAAV, from the coding sequence GTGTCCGAGACCGTGAAATATCTCCTTGATGAGGAGCGCATGCCGACGCACTGGTACAATATCGTGGCTGACTTCCCGGCGCCCCCGGAGCCCCCGGTCCATCCGGCCACGCACAAGCCTCTCGACCCGACGGATCTCGAAGCGATTTTCCCGAAGGAGCTTATACGTCAGGAGATTTCGGCGGAGCGGGAAATCGAAATTCCTGCCCCCGTGCGCAAGATCTACCGTCAATGGCGCCCGTCGCCCCTGTTCCGGGCCCGGCGGCTTGAAGAGTTCTTAGATACGCCAGCACGCATTTATTACAAATACGAGGGCGTGAGTCCGGCCGGCAGCCACAAGCCGAATACGGCCGTGGCGCAGGCGTTCTTCAACCGAGAGGCCGGGGTCCGCAAGATCGCTACCGAGACCGGTGCCGGACAATGGGGTTCGTCTCTCGCGTTCGCCGGCAGTCTTTTCGACATTGAGATCGAAGTTTTCATGGTTCGGGTGAGCTTCGAGCAGAAGCCCTACCGGCGGGCGCTGATGGAGGCTTATGGCGCCAGTTGTATCCCCAGCCCCAGTAGCGAGACCCAGGCCGGGCGTGATGTCTTGTCTGAAAACCCCGACAGTCCCGGCAGTCTCGGTATCGCGATTTCGGAAGCGGTCGAGCGTGCGGCCTCGCGCGACGATACCAATTACGCCTTGGGGAGCGTTCTCAACCATGTGTGTCTCCACCAGACGGTGGTCGGACTGGAGGCCATCGCCCAAATGGAAATGGCCGATGATTACCCTGACATCGTCATCGGATGCTCGGGGGGTGGAAGCAATCTGGCGGGGATTGCATTTCCGTTCATGGGAGCGGGGCTGCGAGGCGGGCCGAATCCCCGAATCATTGCGGTAGAGCCGGCAGCTTGCCCGACGCTGACGCGGGGCGAATTCGCTTATGATTTTGGAGACATCGCCCATCTTACTCCGCTCATGAAGATGCACACACTCGGATCGGCTTTCGTGCCGCCGGGGTTTCATTCGGGAGGACTCAGGTACCACGGCATGTCGCCCCTGATCAGTCACGCCAAGAGCCTGGAGCTTCTCGAGGCACGGGCATTGCGCCAACTCGGCTGCTTCGAAGCGGGGGTCGATTTCGCGCGAGTCGAAGGGATCCTGCCAGCTCCGGAATCAACGCACGCGGTCAAGGCGGCGGTCGACGAAGCCCTTCGTTGCAAGGAGGAGGGGCGGAGCGAGTGTATCCTGTTCAACCTTTCGGGGCATGGGCATTTTGACATGCAGGCGTATATGGATTTCTTTGCCGGCAAACTGTCGGACGACTCATATGACGAGGCCTCGCTGAGCCAGTCCCTTGCCAAATTGCCGGTGGTCGCCGCCGTCTAG
- the nhaA gene encoding Na+/H+ antiporter NhaA gives MALDQLTEALKDPLAPIKEFLKLESAGGLVLMGAAVLALLISNSALGPYYDGLFALPLTISLGDFGISKALLLWVNDGLMAIFFLLVGLEIKREILEGELSSLDRAALPAVAAAGGMIVPALIYIAITNGDPVALNGWAIPAATDIAFALGILSLLGKRVPISLKIFLTALAILDDLGAIIIIALFYTHQLSPLSLGMAAIALTGLFFMNRIGVTRTAAYVLVGIFLWVCVLKSGVHATLAGVALALAIPLRATNEHGESPLKTFEHALLPWVAFGIMPLFAFANAGVSLSGLSLDSILAPVPLGIALGLFLGKQVGIAGFSWLAIRGGLCRLPDEVTWLQLYGASILAGIGFTMSLFIGTLAFSDPAYAVDVRIGVLGGSLISALTGYLLLRFATKSKAVGAGGKPETSSRKT, from the coding sequence ATGGCCCTGGATCAGCTGACCGAAGCACTCAAGGATCCGCTTGCCCCTATAAAGGAATTCCTGAAGCTTGAAAGCGCTGGCGGCCTCGTCCTCATGGGCGCCGCCGTGCTTGCCCTTCTTATCAGCAATTCCGCCCTGGGCCCCTACTATGATGGGCTGTTCGCCCTGCCCCTGACCATCAGCCTTGGTGACTTCGGAATATCCAAAGCACTTCTCCTCTGGGTCAACGATGGCCTGATGGCCATTTTCTTTCTGCTCGTCGGACTGGAAATCAAGCGCGAAATCCTCGAAGGCGAATTATCAAGCCTTGATCGTGCTGCCCTGCCCGCCGTTGCCGCGGCTGGCGGCATGATCGTCCCCGCCCTGATTTACATTGCGATAACAAACGGCGATCCGGTCGCGCTCAATGGGTGGGCGATCCCCGCCGCAACCGACATCGCCTTCGCGCTCGGAATACTCTCCCTGCTCGGCAAACGGGTGCCGATTTCACTCAAGATTTTCCTCACCGCGCTCGCCATCCTGGATGATCTTGGCGCAATCATCATTATTGCTCTTTTCTATACCCACCAACTCTCTCCCCTCTCGTTGGGGATGGCGGCCATCGCGCTCACCGGACTCTTCTTCATGAACCGGATTGGCGTGACCCGAACGGCCGCCTACGTGCTGGTCGGGATTTTCCTTTGGGTGTGCGTTCTCAAATCCGGTGTACACGCGACACTGGCCGGCGTAGCCCTTGCGCTCGCCATTCCGCTGCGCGCGACGAACGAACATGGAGAGTCCCCCCTGAAGACCTTCGAGCACGCCCTGTTGCCCTGGGTGGCCTTCGGAATCATGCCACTTTTTGCCTTCGCGAATGCCGGCGTCTCCCTGTCCGGCCTTTCACTGGACTCCATCCTCGCCCCGGTCCCGCTGGGCATTGCCCTCGGGCTGTTCCTTGGTAAGCAGGTAGGCATCGCGGGCTTCAGCTGGCTCGCCATCAGGGGCGGTCTCTGCCGGTTGCCTGACGAGGTGACATGGCTGCAACTCTATGGGGCGAGCATTCTCGCCGGCATCGGCTTCACCATGAGCCTTTTCATCGGCACACTCGCCTTCTCGGACCCGGCCTATGCCGTCGACGTGCGGATCGGCGTGTTGGGCGGCTCGCTGATCTCGGCACTAACCGGTTATCTTCTACTGAGATTCGCGACAAAATCGAAGGCAGTCGGGGCTGGCGGCAAGCCCGAGACGAGCAGCCGAAAAACCTGA
- a CDS encoding bifunctional enoyl-CoA hydratase/phosphate acetyltransferase, which translates to MAKRDRVRPTKPAMIAEPHHEPGAGHAELIARARRFEAIRMAVVHPVDTLSLSGAVEAQKNGLIIPVLVGPPHRIEQAARDADIDISDFEILAAEHSHAAARKAVDLARTGEVDGLMKGAIHTDEVMTPVIDHEFGLRTERRISHVFVVDISTYPRPLLLSDAAINVYPDLEDKRDIVQNAIDMARALDIAEPRVAILSAIETVNPKIVSTVDAAALCKMADRGQISGGLLDGPLAFDNAISMEAAAAKGIVSPVAGRADILIVPDLEAGNMLAKQLEYLTDAQLAGIVTGARVPIALTSRADDVQTRCASAAAAVLLAHYRKTSRP; encoded by the coding sequence ATGGCGAAGAGAGACAGGGTGCGACCAACCAAACCCGCGATGATCGCGGAACCGCATCACGAACCCGGCGCTGGCCATGCCGAGCTGATCGCCCGCGCGCGCCGATTTGAAGCCATCCGCATGGCCGTTGTACACCCGGTCGACACGCTTTCCCTGAGCGGCGCAGTCGAGGCACAAAAGAATGGCCTGATCATACCTGTGCTGGTGGGTCCACCGCACAGGATCGAACAGGCCGCCCGGGACGCCGACATCGACATTTCGGATTTCGAAATCCTTGCCGCGGAACACAGCCACGCGGCGGCGCGCAAGGCCGTCGATCTGGCCCGGACGGGCGAGGTCGATGGCCTGATGAAGGGCGCCATACATACCGATGAAGTCATGACACCCGTGATAGACCACGAGTTCGGCCTCCGCACCGAGCGGCGCATCAGCCATGTATTTGTCGTGGATATCTCCACATATCCGCGCCCCCTGCTTCTGAGCGATGCGGCGATCAACGTATATCCTGACCTCGAGGACAAAAGGGATATCGTACAGAACGCGATAGACATGGCCCGTGCGCTTGATATTGCCGAACCCCGCGTCGCGATCCTTTCCGCCATCGAGACGGTGAACCCGAAAATCGTATCCACCGTCGATGCCGCGGCGCTTTGCAAAATGGCTGATCGTGGTCAGATATCGGGCGGACTGCTTGACGGGCCGCTAGCTTTCGATAACGCAATCTCGATGGAAGCCGCCGCCGCCAAAGGCATTGTTTCGCCGGTCGCCGGACGCGCCGACATCCTGATCGTGCCGGACCTCGAGGCGGGCAACATGCTGGCAAAGCAGCTCGAATATCTGACGGACGCGCAACTCGCCGGTATCGTCACTGGAGCGCGCGTCCCTATCGCTCTGACCAGCCGGGCGGACGACGTGCAGACGAGGTGCGCGTCGGCCGCCGCCGCCGTACTTCTCGCCCATTACAGAAAGACCTCCCGACCGTGA